A window of Acidiferrobacterales bacterium contains these coding sequences:
- the aroB gene encoding 3-dehydroquinate synthase encodes MNIINVDLPDRSYPIYIGTELLGNTRLYEPHIHGSKVLVVTNSTIEPLYAPTVVDAIRPLGQVDTFVLPDGEIHKNLNTINRIFDHMIETMCDRTTTVIALGGGVVGDITGFAAACYQRGVPFIQIPTTLLAQVDSSVGGKTGVNHERGKNMIGAFYQPQCVLADTNALQTLPDREFKAGLAEVLKYGAIRDAAFFTWLEAEIESLLNRNPESLAHAIERSCQIKSEVVLEDERESGIRAILNFGHTFGHAIETWLGYESWLHGEAVAAGMVLASDFSAELEWLNQSDSTRIKQLIADAGLPTRPPDGMCTEDFLELMKLDKKVRDGKVRLILLRTIGDAMICDDYPQAVLGKVLDESTAG; translated from the coding sequence GTGAATATCATCAATGTAGACCTCCCGGACCGGTCGTATCCGATCTATATCGGCACTGAACTTCTTGGAAACACTAGGCTCTATGAGCCTCACATTCATGGCAGCAAAGTACTGGTCGTAACAAATTCCACGATTGAACCTCTTTACGCACCAACAGTGGTTGACGCAATCCGTCCTCTGGGTCAGGTGGATACATTTGTTCTGCCAGACGGAGAAATTCACAAGAACCTCAATACCATCAATCGGATATTCGATCATATGATCGAAACCATGTGTGACAGAACCACCACCGTCATTGCGCTGGGTGGAGGTGTCGTCGGAGATATTACAGGATTTGCGGCCGCCTGCTATCAGCGCGGTGTGCCGTTCATTCAGATACCGACAACACTTTTAGCTCAAGTTGACTCTTCGGTCGGTGGCAAGACCGGCGTCAATCACGAACGCGGCAAGAACATGATCGGTGCCTTCTATCAACCCCAGTGTGTACTCGCCGATACCAATGCCTTGCAAACACTGCCTGATCGGGAGTTCAAGGCAGGGCTGGCGGAGGTGCTCAAGTACGGGGCAATTCGCGATGCAGCTTTCTTCACTTGGTTGGAAGCCGAGATCGAATCACTGCTCAATCGCAATCCGGAGAGTCTCGCCCATGCCATTGAAAGGTCGTGTCAGATCAAGTCGGAAGTGGTGTTGGAGGACGAACGTGAATCCGGTATTCGGGCGATACTGAACTTCGGACATACTTTCGGACATGCAATCGAAACCTGGCTCGGTTATGAATCATGGTTGCACGGCGAGGCAGTGGCAGCCGGCATGGTCCTGGCATCGGATTTTTCCGCTGAACTTGAATGGTTGAACCAATCAGATTCAACTCGGATCAAGCAGTTGATTGCAGATGCCGGCCTTCCCACCCGGCCACCTGATGGAATGTGTACGGAGGACTTTCTTGAACTGATGAAACTGGACAAGAAGGTTCGGGACGGCAAGGTTCGACTGATTCTGCTGAGGACGATCGGCGACGCCATGATTTGCGATGATTATCCGCAAGCAGTCCTGGGGAAAGTGCTGGATGAATCAACTGCCGGTTAG
- the def gene encoding peptide deformylase, whose product MAVLRILIYPDPRLRNVAQPVLQFDDEIRQHVQDMAQTMYEAPGVGLASIQVGIPHSIVVIDTSHEKDDLKVLINPEIIDRKGEQVIEEGCLSFPGYFTEIKRSEWIRFHAQDEYGTHYEMEADGLFAVCVQHEIDHLTGKLFTDYLSRLKNQRIRKQFEKAARLRRRESPVRV is encoded by the coding sequence ATGGCTGTTCTCAGAATTCTCATCTATCCCGATCCAAGACTTCGCAATGTCGCGCAGCCGGTATTGCAGTTCGATGACGAGATTCGTCAGCATGTTCAGGACATGGCGCAGACCATGTATGAAGCGCCGGGCGTCGGGCTCGCATCGATTCAGGTGGGAATTCCTCACAGCATTGTGGTAATCGATACTTCGCACGAAAAAGACGACCTCAAGGTTCTGATTAATCCGGAGATTATCGATCGGAAGGGCGAGCAAGTTATCGAGGAGGGCTGTTTGTCGTTTCCCGGCTATTTCACTGAAATCAAGCGGAGCGAATGGATTCGTTTCCACGCACAGGATGAGTATGGCACTCACTATGAAATGGAAGCCGACGGCCTGTTTGCGGTGTGTGTACAACACGAAATTGATCATCTGACCGGAAAGCTTTTCACCGACTATCTGTCGCGATTGAAAAATCAGAGAATCAGGAAACAATTCGAGAAAGCAGCCAGATTACGTCGACGCGAAAGTCCTGTCCGGGTCTGA
- the fmt gene encoding methionyl-tRNA formyltransferase — MTLRVIFAGTPTFAIPCLERLVNSDIHVAAVVTQPDRRRGRGQKLSPPPVKSFATEHAIPVIQADRLDRDTVGKLLSYRPDLIIVAAYGLMIPAALLSGPALGCVNVHASLLPRWRGAAPVARAIEAGDTETGVTIMQMDRGLDTGGILSQSKVEIKAEDTTATLEDRIAREGATELIRVLPMISESQLRSIPQNEDEATYAAKMTKADAVIDWDSSAASIVRKVRACNPWPVAHSWLQGSRVRIWEAQVCEPGHVGEQPGSVIHSNTEQVVVLTGQGAVRLETVQKDGRNRMKIRDFLAGNPIAEGLRFTPREALDRN; from the coding sequence ATGACGCTTCGAGTTATATTTGCCGGCACGCCGACGTTCGCCATTCCGTGTCTTGAGCGGTTGGTGAATTCGGACATTCATGTGGCCGCCGTCGTGACCCAGCCAGATCGCAGGCGAGGCCGCGGACAAAAACTGTCACCGCCGCCCGTCAAGTCATTTGCGACAGAACACGCCATACCGGTTATTCAAGCGGATCGGCTCGACCGCGATACGGTGGGGAAGTTGCTATCCTACCGACCCGATCTGATCATTGTCGCTGCCTATGGTTTGATGATTCCGGCAGCATTGCTGTCAGGACCTGCGCTGGGCTGTGTGAACGTTCATGCGTCGCTGTTACCGCGTTGGCGCGGTGCCGCACCGGTCGCCCGTGCAATTGAGGCGGGAGATACTGAGACCGGTGTGACAATCATGCAGATGGATCGCGGTCTCGATACCGGTGGCATCCTGTCACAGTCCAAAGTCGAAATCAAAGCCGAAGATACCACAGCCACACTTGAAGACCGGATCGCTCGCGAAGGCGCAACGGAGCTGATCAGAGTGCTGCCGATGATTTCGGAGAGCCAACTGCGGTCGATTCCGCAAAACGAGGATGAAGCGACCTATGCGGCGAAAATGACCAAGGCGGACGCGGTGATCGACTGGGACAGTTCCGCCGCGTCAATTGTCCGCAAGGTCCGTGCGTGCAATCCATGGCCGGTGGCGCATAGCTGGTTGCAGGGCAGCCGAGTCCGCATCTGGGAGGCGCAGGTTTGCGAACCTGGTCATGTCGGCGAACAACCCGGCAGCGTGATCCATTCGAACACCGAACAGGTGGTGGTATTGACGGGACAGGGTGCGGTCAGACTCGAGACTGTGCAGAAAGATGGCAGGAATCGAATGAAGATCCGAGATTTTCTTGCCGGAAATCCGATTGCGGAAGGGTTGAGATTCACACCGCGTGAGGCGCTTGACCGCAATTGA
- the folB gene encoding dihydroneopterin aldolase, producing the protein MDIVFIESLNISTTIGVWEWERRIKQKLIVDLELGTDIREAAATDDIGRAVSYKDVALRVVDYVSNSEHRLIETVAENISDIILSEFPVRWCRVKVSKPRAVEMARNVGIVIERGQRDD; encoded by the coding sequence ATGGATATTGTCTTCATTGAGAGCCTGAATATTTCTACCACCATCGGGGTCTGGGAATGGGAGCGTCGCATCAAGCAGAAATTGATTGTCGACCTGGAGTTGGGGACCGACATCCGGGAGGCTGCGGCAACCGATGACATTGGGCGCGCAGTAAGCTACAAGGACGTCGCACTTCGTGTAGTTGACTATGTGTCGAATTCTGAGCATCGATTGATCGAAACTGTTGCCGAGAACATTTCAGACATCATTCTTTCAGAGTTTCCGGTGCGATGGTGCAGGGTAAAGGTGAGCAAGCCCCGCGCAGTCGAAATGGCCCGAAACGTAGGAATTGTCATCGAGCGCGGCCAGCGAGACGACTGA
- a CDS encoding DUF3883 domain-containing protein produces the protein MNQQLTNPSGTDWSGWEIDLIVEDYFDMLNKELQGIAFRKVDHNRKIQSLTGRTKGSVEFKYRNVSAVLEIIGCPQIKGYLPAKNIQKALLPGVERHLDQYAHSWVDTSPLDSLQRASAGDYADEIEIIRKPEPISRKHPMDKEVTRLVRKFDPDTGNELARNIGLLGEQRVFHSEQVRLRNEGRNDLARKVRWVSQEDGDGAGYDIRSFTSAGVERFLEVKTTAGNERAPFFLSKNEKEFSDENPEHSRIFRVFDLPTVPRAFKLKPPLENAVDLTPLNFRADLR, from the coding sequence ATGAACCAACAACTTACAAACCCATCGGGGACAGATTGGAGCGGCTGGGAAATAGATCTCATCGTCGAGGATTACTTCGACATGCTGAACAAGGAGTTGCAAGGGATTGCATTTCGCAAAGTCGACCACAATCGAAAGATTCAATCGCTGACTGGTCGAACCAAGGGGTCAGTTGAGTTCAAATATCGAAATGTCAGCGCGGTCCTCGAGATTATTGGATGTCCTCAAATCAAAGGATATCTTCCGGCCAAGAATATCCAAAAGGCCCTGCTTCCGGGAGTCGAGCGACATCTGGATCAATATGCGCATTCATGGGTTGACACTTCACCATTAGACAGCTTGCAAAGGGCGTCGGCGGGCGACTACGCAGATGAGATCGAGATCATCAGGAAGCCGGAGCCGATTTCGCGCAAGCATCCAATGGACAAGGAAGTTACCCGGCTGGTCCGTAAATTCGACCCGGATACAGGGAATGAACTGGCAAGAAACATCGGTCTTCTCGGGGAGCAACGCGTGTTCCATTCCGAACAGGTGAGACTTCGGAATGAAGGACGAAATGATCTCGCCAGAAAAGTCCGCTGGGTCTCGCAGGAAGATGGCGACGGTGCCGGTTACGACATTCGGTCGTTCACCTCAGCCGGAGTCGAACGATTTCTGGAGGTCAAGACCACCGCAGGCAACGAGCGAGCGCCATTTTTTCTCAGTAAGAACGAAAAGGAGTTCTCGGATGAAAATCCGGAACATTCCAGAATTTTCCGGGTATTTGATCTGCCAACGGTTCCCCGGGCATTCAAATTGAAGCCGCCCCTCGAAAATGCGGTAGACCTGACACCGCTTAACTTCCGCGCGGACTTACGATGA
- a CDS encoding shikimate kinase, whose product MVQIKSSYRAADPMIVLVGPMGAGKTTVGRALSRHLNLGFVDLDSEIEKDAKMTITEIFGTEGEAGFRQRETEMLDRHCCTNGTVISTGGGVILSEKNRVMMRNGFVVYLHATPNQQYERIRHRSHRRPKIDSKQPLAGLADLMQVRDPLYRSEADIIVRTDGRPINVIVKEIEYGLLHQ is encoded by the coding sequence ATGGTTCAGATCAAGTCAAGCTATCGGGCTGCAGACCCGATGATCGTGCTGGTGGGGCCTATGGGTGCCGGTAAGACCACTGTCGGCAGGGCGTTATCGCGCCATTTGAATCTGGGATTTGTAGACCTCGACAGTGAGATCGAAAAGGACGCCAAAATGACGATCACAGAGATTTTCGGTACTGAGGGGGAGGCAGGATTTCGACAACGGGAAACCGAAATGCTGGATCGGCATTGCTGTACCAATGGCACGGTCATTTCCACCGGCGGGGGCGTAATTCTTTCCGAGAAAAACCGGGTGATGATGCGCAATGGATTCGTCGTTTACCTTCACGCTACACCCAACCAGCAGTACGAGCGAATCAGGCATCGCAGTCATCGACGGCCGAAAATCGATTCGAAACAACCACTGGCAGGACTTGCGGATTTGATGCAGGTACGAGACCCGCTCTACAGGTCCGAAGCCGACATTATTGTTCGCACAGATGGTCGGCCGATCAATGTGATTGTCAAGGAAATCGAATACGGGTTGCTCCACCAGTGA
- the topA gene encoding type I DNA topoisomerase, with protein MQHLVVVESPAKSKTVARFLKGTGRETSLPDAQEYQILATGGHIYQSDYVDVDNDFELRYELIPEKKKNVDGMVTAMRNAQSLYLATDPDREGEAIAAHVEDILRKRGALKNKPVYRVVFHEVTKDAVRNAIADPGKVSNELVQAQKSRDALDYLVGFNLSPLLIRKLNTPHLSAGRVQSPALRLIVERQREIQAFQPQEYWTIKAILHLPALDNESNVETFEAGLTHLDGKKLGKLDIPDEGSVKDAIATINSDLPRTSGQQEMAVLSVESKKRASRPSPPFTTSTLVQEAARKLGMSARITASTAQKLYEGLTVNGTQTGLITYTRTDSVTLSRQATNQIRNYVKERFGDNQLPGNPRLYKTKSKNAQEAHEAIRPTNIFLTPDKVASSLNADQLRLYRIIWNRTVASQMNDAIYDNVNVVLGTEQNKFRASGSKLRVAGWLAVYSRDDVQRSDETDKRLPPLTQGDRVHVQNIVPQQHFTQPPARYNTASLIGQLEEYGIGRPSTWPTIISKLLERNYVEMSKQSFIASSLGCVVVDYLMQHFNQYVDYEFTSNLEDGLDAVARGETKRTQLLGSFWREFHAHVQENQSAQRFEILLGTDAESNRDLLVRIKKGGSFIQLGRMSDEQGKPRFFSLPAGVDPGTVTLDTALELLRKPPLPRTLGTAEDGREIEVSTGRFGPYFSIKTADGQTERTSLDKSLDPYAITLEEAILFLAQPRLPRTIGLTPEGSEVVARSGRFGPYLSVVSKDGTKSNVSIPKTDDPMSITLERSQQLIEGAKDRFSNRRKVIRQFENSSIQILDGRYGPYATDGKVNATVPKGMEPSELGLEFCQELIAKKAARKPAKRKRKSPTRRPRAEN; from the coding sequence ATGCAACACCTTGTAGTCGTTGAATCCCCTGCCAAATCGAAGACCGTTGCGCGCTTTCTGAAAGGAACAGGGCGGGAAACCTCATTGCCTGATGCGCAAGAGTATCAAATTCTCGCCACCGGTGGCCACATCTACCAATCTGATTATGTCGATGTGGATAACGACTTCGAACTGCGGTACGAACTGATTCCGGAAAAGAAAAAAAATGTCGATGGAATGGTAACAGCGATGCGCAACGCGCAAAGTCTCTACCTGGCGACCGACCCCGACCGGGAAGGTGAGGCAATCGCGGCACATGTCGAGGACATCCTCAGAAAACGCGGCGCACTTAAAAACAAACCGGTTTACCGTGTGGTTTTCCATGAGGTGACCAAAGACGCGGTACGCAATGCGATTGCCGATCCGGGCAAGGTGTCGAACGAACTCGTCCAAGCTCAGAAATCGCGTGATGCACTCGACTATCTGGTTGGGTTCAATCTGTCACCACTGCTGATACGAAAACTGAATACGCCTCATCTTTCTGCGGGTCGCGTACAAAGCCCGGCGCTAAGGCTCATTGTCGAACGACAACGAGAAATCCAGGCGTTTCAACCTCAGGAGTACTGGACGATCAAGGCGATTTTGCACCTGCCAGCACTCGACAACGAATCGAATGTCGAAACATTCGAAGCCGGACTCACCCACCTTGACGGCAAAAAGCTCGGAAAGCTCGATATCCCGGATGAAGGCTCTGTGAAAGATGCGATCGCAACCATCAACTCAGATCTCCCCCGCACAAGCGGCCAACAGGAGATGGCTGTGCTTTCAGTTGAAAGCAAGAAGCGCGCCAGCAGACCATCGCCGCCTTTCACCACTTCGACACTGGTGCAGGAAGCGGCGCGTAAACTTGGGATGAGTGCGAGGATTACAGCATCAACCGCACAGAAGCTGTATGAAGGACTCACCGTCAATGGCACACAGACCGGCCTGATCACTTACACCCGAACGGATTCAGTCACACTGTCCCGTCAGGCGACCAATCAGATTCGAAACTACGTCAAGGAACGGTTCGGAGACAACCAATTGCCGGGCAACCCACGCCTGTACAAGACTAAATCCAAAAATGCGCAGGAAGCGCATGAAGCGATTCGTCCTACGAACATTTTCCTTACCCCGGATAAGGTCGCATCATCTTTGAACGCGGATCAGCTTCGACTCTACCGGATCATATGGAACCGAACTGTTGCCAGTCAGATGAACGACGCAATCTACGACAATGTCAACGTCGTCTTGGGGACCGAGCAAAACAAATTCCGCGCGTCGGGTTCGAAGTTGCGGGTTGCGGGTTGGCTTGCAGTCTACTCAAGGGATGACGTTCAGCGAAGCGATGAAACAGATAAAAGATTGCCGCCGCTGACGCAGGGCGATCGCGTGCACGTACAGAATATTGTTCCCCAGCAACACTTCACCCAGCCACCGGCCCGTTACAACACCGCAAGTCTTATCGGGCAGCTGGAAGAGTACGGCATTGGACGTCCATCCACCTGGCCGACAATCATCAGCAAGTTGCTCGAGAGAAACTATGTCGAGATGTCCAAGCAGAGTTTCATCGCCAGCAGTCTTGGATGCGTGGTGGTAGACTACCTGATGCAGCACTTCAATCAGTATGTAGACTACGAATTCACCAGCAATCTGGAGGACGGTCTGGACGCAGTCGCCCGCGGTGAGACAAAACGAACACAACTGCTCGGTAGTTTCTGGCGGGAGTTTCACGCGCATGTCCAGGAAAACCAATCGGCACAGCGCTTCGAAATACTGCTCGGCACCGATGCTGAAAGCAACCGTGACTTGCTGGTGCGCATCAAGAAAGGGGGTTCCTTCATCCAGTTGGGACGAATGTCTGATGAGCAAGGCAAGCCGAGGTTTTTCTCGCTCCCCGCGGGTGTTGATCCTGGAACAGTGACGCTGGACACAGCACTCGAGCTGCTGAGAAAACCGCCGTTGCCGAGAACCTTGGGCACGGCTGAAGACGGCCGCGAAATCGAAGTGTCCACTGGCAGGTTCGGACCGTATTTCTCGATCAAGACTGCAGACGGGCAGACTGAGAGAACCAGTCTGGACAAGAGTCTCGATCCATATGCGATCACCCTGGAGGAAGCGATTTTGTTCCTGGCTCAACCACGGCTGCCGAGAACGATCGGACTCACACCGGAAGGCAGCGAGGTTGTCGCCCGAAGCGGGCGGTTCGGGCCCTATCTTTCCGTGGTCTCAAAAGATGGGACAAAATCCAATGTCAGCATACCGAAAACTGACGATCCGATGTCAATCACGCTGGAACGCTCGCAGCAACTGATTGAAGGGGCAAAAGATAGATTTTCCAACCGACGAAAGGTGATCCGACAATTCGAGAACTCGTCCATTCAGATTCTTGATGGTCGCTACGGACCCTACGCGACCGACGGAAAAGTCAACGCTACAGTCCCCAAAGGCATGGAACCAAGTGAACTCGGGCTTGAATTCTGTCAGGAACTGATTGCCAAAAAAGCCGCAAGGAAGCCTGCCAAGCGAAAGAGAAAATCACCGACCCGCCGACCGCGAGCCGAAAACTGA
- a CDS encoding penicillin-binding protein 1A — protein MKAAIFIHFIRIFCTLAVAAFASIVIAVGLLIPELPDINTIRTLELKIPLRVYSNDGLLMSEYGSERRVPQKIDDAPPEMIAAILAAEDDRYYEHVGIDYRGIVRAAYMNIQADARAQGASTITMQVARNYFLSSERTYIRKAKEALLALKIEQLLTKDEILELYLNKVFLGHRTYGFAAAAMTYYGKALDELDIAQYAMLAALPKAPSRINPIINPEGALTRRDYVLRRMNSLGYISQSEFDTAVASPVTAELHIAEVELKAPYVAETIRQQLLDQFGESVYEDGYSVYSTINSRDQNAAVQALRKGLVDYDRRHGYRGALTNQDLTNLETDVQKLAVLEPMEASQDIVPALITGVADDHVTAFTKSAQQIVIPWEHLKWARRYKTSRSMGAKPKLPGDVVQPGDVVFTRQTKDGAWALSQIPNVEGALISMSTQDGAIKAMVGGFDYYLGKFNRATQAKRQMGSNIKPFVYSAALEYGFTPASLVSGAPVVIEDQSTKVVWRPENYSGKFYGHVPLRKALGLSLNLVSVRLIRGIGPEFAIRHISRFGFDREILPEGLSLALGAAEATPMEVAAGYAVFANGGFQIEPYLIDTIKDRDGNVVMRGKISEVCDTCLFDDSESSEQEYSDMPGLIRPAPRAISTANAFVMHDMLRGVVQTGTARKAKSLNRSDLAGKTGTTNDFEDAWFSGFNPELVTTVWVGFDDPSDLGRHEAGSKAALPIWIDYMAEALVDIPDTELEMPDNVVAVQVDAETGKAVTPEESNGFREVFIVGSEPSPPEVAAISDLEFAGQRSLDNQTSPDDLF, from the coding sequence TTGAAAGCCGCCATTTTCATTCACTTCATTCGGATTTTCTGCACTCTGGCTGTTGCGGCTTTTGCATCCATCGTTATTGCTGTCGGCTTGCTGATACCGGAACTGCCCGATATCAATACAATCCGGACCCTTGAACTCAAGATTCCGCTTCGAGTCTATTCGAACGACGGATTGCTCATGAGTGAATACGGTTCTGAACGCCGGGTTCCACAAAAGATCGACGATGCCCCGCCGGAAATGATCGCGGCCATATTGGCGGCCGAAGATGACCGTTACTATGAGCACGTGGGGATCGATTACCGGGGCATCGTGCGCGCCGCGTACATGAACATCCAGGCCGATGCAAGAGCTCAGGGTGCCAGCACCATCACCATGCAAGTTGCCCGGAATTATTTTCTGAGCAGCGAGAGGACTTACATCCGCAAGGCCAAAGAGGCGCTGCTGGCCCTGAAGATTGAGCAACTGCTGACAAAAGATGAGATTCTTGAGCTTTATCTGAACAAGGTATTTCTAGGACACCGTACCTATGGGTTCGCGGCCGCAGCCATGACGTACTATGGAAAGGCTCTTGATGAGTTGGACATAGCCCAATACGCCATGCTGGCTGCCTTGCCGAAAGCGCCCTCAAGAATCAACCCGATCATCAATCCCGAAGGTGCGCTGACCCGTCGCGACTACGTCCTGCGGCGAATGAATTCACTCGGCTACATCAGCCAATCGGAATTTGACACTGCGGTCGCAAGCCCCGTGACGGCGGAATTGCATATCGCTGAGGTCGAACTCAAGGCACCCTATGTCGCGGAGACGATTCGCCAGCAGCTGCTTGATCAATTTGGTGAATCTGTATACGAAGACGGCTACAGCGTATATTCAACCATCAACTCCCGCGATCAGAATGCTGCAGTCCAGGCTCTGCGCAAAGGTCTGGTCGACTATGACCGTCGACATGGATATCGTGGCGCCCTGACCAATCAGGACCTGACGAATCTGGAAACCGACGTACAGAAACTCGCAGTACTTGAACCGATGGAAGCCAGTCAGGACATCGTTCCGGCGCTGATTACGGGGGTTGCGGACGACCACGTGACCGCGTTTACCAAGTCAGCACAGCAGATTGTCATACCATGGGAGCACTTGAAATGGGCTCGACGATACAAGACTTCGCGCTCGATGGGAGCGAAACCGAAGTTGCCCGGTGATGTCGTCCAACCCGGTGATGTCGTTTTCACACGCCAGACAAAAGACGGGGCGTGGGCACTTTCACAGATTCCAAATGTTGAAGGCGCCCTGATCTCGATGAGCACCCAGGATGGTGCGATCAAGGCGATGGTCGGCGGCTTCGATTACTATCTTGGAAAATTCAACCGCGCCACGCAAGCCAAACGTCAGATGGGCTCGAATATCAAGCCGTTTGTCTATTCGGCGGCCCTGGAATACGGCTTTACGCCGGCAAGTCTCGTAAGCGGCGCACCTGTTGTCATCGAGGACCAATCCACAAAGGTCGTCTGGCGTCCCGAGAACTACAGCGGCAAGTTCTACGGACATGTGCCGCTTCGCAAAGCGCTTGGCCTGTCACTCAACCTCGTGTCGGTTCGTCTGATCAGGGGAATCGGCCCGGAATTTGCAATCCGCCATATCAGCCGTTTCGGCTTCGACCGCGAGATCTTGCCCGAGGGGCTTTCGCTTGCCTTGGGTGCGGCTGAAGCCACGCCGATGGAGGTTGCCGCGGGGTACGCAGTATTCGCCAACGGCGGATTCCAGATTGAACCCTATCTGATCGACACAATCAAGGACCGGGATGGCAACGTTGTGATGCGGGGAAAGATATCCGAGGTCTGTGATACCTGCCTGTTCGATGATTCCGAATCGAGTGAGCAGGAATATTCTGACATGCCGGGACTGATTCGTCCTGCTCCCAGGGCGATTTCGACTGCCAATGCCTTCGTCATGCACGATATGCTGCGGGGCGTCGTTCAGACGGGAACAGCGAGAAAAGCCAAATCATTGAATCGTTCCGATCTGGCAGGAAAGACGGGAACAACCAACGACTTCGAAGACGCATGGTTTTCCGGGTTCAATCCCGAGTTGGTGACCACAGTCTGGGTGGGATTTGATGATCCATCCGATCTCGGCCGACACGAGGCGGGATCGAAAGCGGCACTGCCGATTTGGATCGACTATATGGCTGAGGCGCTTGTGGATATTCCTGACACGGAGTTGGAAATGCCTGACAATGTCGTCGCTGTGCAAGTCGATGCCGAAACTGGCAAAGCGGTCACGCCCGAAGAGTCCAATGGGTTCAGAGAGGTGTTCATTGTGGGTTCGGAACCGTCACCACCCGAGGTGGCTGCCATTTCAGATCTGGAGTTTGCAGGACAGCGGTCCCTGGATAATCAGACTTCGCCTGATGACCTGTTCTGA
- a CDS encoding pteridine reductase, translated as MKSERKVALVTGGSRRIGAAIVRRLHSRGMDIAIHYHRSGSQADQLCDELNGQRPDSACTFRADLSDLGAIQGFANRVIQQFGRLDVLVNNASVIDCESNAALSTNQYRALLDIHVGAPYYLTSAVAPALKESTGCIVNITDIYAQRPKTSMALYSASKAGLESLTKSFALELAPDVRVNAIAPGAILWLKNAAPEESILDNTPLGRLGTVDEIADAVSYLVFEATFTTGQVVTVDGGRLVASP; from the coding sequence ATGAAGTCAGAAAGAAAGGTCGCTTTGGTTACCGGAGGCAGTCGAAGGATCGGTGCCGCAATTGTCCGCCGTCTGCACTCCAGGGGAATGGACATCGCGATCCACTATCACAGGTCAGGGTCTCAAGCCGATCAGCTGTGTGACGAGCTGAACGGACAACGGCCGGACTCAGCGTGTACGTTCCGTGCAGACTTAAGCGATCTCGGCGCGATTCAGGGTTTCGCCAATCGCGTTATCCAGCAATTTGGCCGACTGGATGTCCTGGTTAACAATGCCTCAGTCATTGACTGTGAATCCAATGCCGCATTGTCGACGAATCAGTACCGCGCGCTGCTTGATATCCACGTCGGCGCGCCGTATTACCTGACTTCGGCTGTCGCGCCCGCGTTGAAGGAGTCAACAGGATGCATCGTCAACATTACTGACATCTACGCTCAGCGACCGAAAACTTCCATGGCGCTTTACAGTGCCTCGAAGGCGGGACTTGAATCCCTGACCAAGTCTTTCGCACTGGAACTGGCACCCGATGTCCGCGTCAACGCAATCGCACCCGGTGCGATACTTTGGCTGAAGAACGCTGCCCCGGAAGAGTCGATACTGGACAACACGCCACTTGGACGACTGGGAACAGTTGATGAGATTGCCGATGCGGTCAGCTACCTGGTATTTGAGGCAACATTCACCACTGGCCAGGTTGTGACCGTCGACGGCGGACGACTCGTCGCATCGCCTTGA